The Nonlabens spongiae genome contains a region encoding:
- a CDS encoding trypsin-like peptidase domain-containing protein — protein sequence MKSFFKTLGAAVLGGAIAVGGYSYITENQENSYLLKEDNAQPELAVSQVSYEMPESMENVDFRDAASKTVNSVVHVINKTVTRAPQSFADVMRGRVPYREAIGTGSGVIITEDGYIVTNNHVIENAREIQVTLNNRRTYSAELVGTEPSSDIALLKIDTENPLPYVVFADSDQVQIGEWALAVGNPFNLTSTVTAGIISAKGRDLDERDDVMQSFIQTDAAVNPGNSGGALVNMNGELIGINTAIASRTGSYVGYSFAVPSNNARKIIEDLMEYGMVQRGMLGISGRDLNGSLAEQLGVDRSEGIYVADVVPGSGAEKGKLRSGDIITNIGGIRIRTFADLTGYVATKNPGDIVDVTYFRDGDRRQTRVEITKNSTIQIPELNLEVRDLDAEEKRLFKVNEGVKITRALGEFSKYSAAMQDYVIVKVNDEKINSTSDLKRAIENRDPREGIMLVMKNSEGEFERILVR from the coding sequence ATGAAATCATTCTTCAAAACACTGGGTGCTGCGGTCTTGGGCGGCGCCATTGCCGTAGGAGGATATTCCTATATCACAGAAAACCAAGAGAATAGCTATCTACTTAAAGAAGACAATGCTCAACCTGAATTGGCCGTAAGCCAAGTAAGCTACGAGATGCCCGAGAGTATGGAAAACGTAGATTTTAGGGATGCGGCGTCGAAAACTGTTAACAGCGTGGTCCACGTCATTAACAAAACCGTGACCCGAGCACCACAATCCTTTGCCGATGTGATGCGCGGTCGAGTTCCCTATCGCGAAGCCATAGGAACCGGTAGCGGAGTCATCATTACTGAAGATGGTTACATCGTGACCAATAATCACGTGATTGAGAACGCCAGAGAAATTCAAGTGACTTTGAACAATCGCAGAACTTATTCCGCAGAGCTAGTAGGTACAGAACCATCTAGCGATATCGCACTTTTGAAAATCGATACGGAGAATCCGCTACCTTATGTGGTTTTTGCTGATAGTGATCAGGTGCAGATCGGTGAATGGGCGCTGGCTGTGGGGAATCCATTTAACCTGACCAGTACGGTAACCGCTGGAATCATCAGTGCTAAAGGTCGTGACCTGGACGAGCGTGATGATGTGATGCAAAGTTTTATCCAAACGGATGCCGCCGTAAATCCTGGTAACTCTGGAGGTGCCTTGGTGAACATGAACGGTGAATTGATAGGTATCAACACCGCTATCGCTTCAAGAACTGGATCTTACGTAGGATATTCATTTGCGGTGCCGTCCAACAATGCAAGAAAGATCATCGAAGACTTGATGGAATATGGAATGGTTCAACGCGGTATGCTGGGCATAAGCGGTCGTGACCTTAACGGTAGTCTTGCTGAGCAACTGGGCGTAGATCGCAGTGAAGGAATATACGTGGCAGATGTAGTACCAGGCAGCGGAGCCGAAAAAGGGAAATTGAGAAGCGGCGACATTATCACTAACATAGGCGGCATAAGAATCAGAACTTTTGCCGATTTGACTGGTTATGTAGCAACTAAAAATCCTGGGGATATCGTTGATGTGACCTATTTCAGAGATGGCGACCGCAGACAAACCCGAGTGGAAATCACCAAGAACTCCACTATTCAAATTCCGGAGTTGAATCTGGAGGTGCGCGATCTAGATGCCGAAGAAAAACGATTGTTTAAAGTTAACGAAGGGGTGAAAATCACCCGAGCATTAGGCGAATTTTCAAAATATAGTGCCGCGATGCAGGATTATGTGATTGTGAAGGTTAATGATGAAAAGATCAACAGCACTTCAGATCTCAAGCGAGCGATTGAAAATCGTGATCCTCGTGAGGGCATCATGCTGGTCATGAAAAATTCTGAAGGAGAGTTTGAGCGGATTTTAGTGCGATAA
- a CDS encoding DUF4194 domain-containing protein, with translation MSTLEQNTTPYSKAIVKLLKGVVERSSSVWDDIINYQVEIQEYISKIGLELIVKKDDGFAFVKQFEDNEGKTLGLVQRRQIGFETSIVLVVLRQSLEEFDSNPTQLAVEKFITDAEIKDELELFLQEGYNKLKFQKDLDNLIKKVVELGYLKEVSKKDNETKYQIHRIIKEKITPDILQEFKTKLQAYVQSV, from the coding sequence ATGAGCACTTTAGAGCAAAATACAACTCCATATAGCAAAGCAATTGTAAAGTTGCTGAAGGGCGTTGTCGAACGTTCTTCAAGCGTGTGGGACGATATAATCAATTATCAAGTTGAAATCCAAGAATACATCAGTAAAATAGGATTAGAACTCATTGTAAAAAAAGACGATGGGTTTGCGTTTGTAAAACAATTTGAAGACAACGAAGGAAAAACACTTGGCTTAGTTCAAAGACGACAAATTGGATTTGAAACATCGATTGTACTTGTAGTTTTAAGACAAAGTTTAGAAGAATTTGATAGTAATCCGACACAACTGGCTGTGGAAAAATTTATTACCGATGCCGAAATTAAAGACGAATTAGAACTCTTCTTGCAAGAAGGCTACAACAAATTGAAATTTCAAAAAGATTTGGACAACCTCATAAAAAAAGTAGTTGAATTAGGCTACTTAAAAGAAGTCAGCAAAAAAGACAACGAAACAAAATATCAGATACACCGAATAATCAAGGAAAAAATCACCCCTGATATATTACAAGAATTTAAAACAAAGCTACAAGCGTATGTTCAGTCTGTTTAG
- the dapF gene encoding diaminopimelate epimerase yields the protein MESFTFYKYQGTGNDFVIIDNRQNIFSKKDAKSIKHLCDRRFGIGADGLILLENHGSLDFKMVYYNADGNESSMCGNGGRCISSFAKFLGLVENQTTFEAIDGAHVAKFLDDTIVSLKMSDVKNLSVLDTHIFTDTGSPHHVELTDNVDHVNIKEEGRYIRNNTYGSEGANVNFVQPLGDNKFKVRTYERGVEDETLSCGTGVTAVALAMFHSQQTDKNQVILETQGGALQVSFEKDGVGYNHIWLTGPAVQVFKGTWSW from the coding sequence ATGGAAAGCTTCACGTTTTATAAATACCAAGGAACTGGAAATGACTTCGTCATCATCGATAACCGTCAAAATATTTTTTCCAAAAAAGATGCCAAGTCCATCAAGCATCTCTGTGACCGCAGGTTTGGAATAGGGGCAGACGGGCTCATACTTTTAGAGAATCACGGCTCTCTTGATTTCAAAATGGTCTACTACAATGCAGACGGTAATGAAAGCAGTATGTGTGGCAATGGCGGCCGCTGTATTTCTAGTTTTGCCAAGTTTCTGGGATTGGTAGAAAACCAAACAACTTTTGAAGCCATAGACGGTGCGCACGTGGCAAAGTTTCTTGATGACACCATCGTAAGTCTCAAAATGAGCGATGTGAAGAACCTGAGCGTGCTTGATACTCATATTTTTACGGATACAGGATCTCCTCATCACGTAGAATTGACGGATAACGTAGATCACGTAAATATCAAAGAAGAAGGCCGCTACATACGCAATAACACCTACGGATCTGAAGGCGCCAATGTGAACTTTGTACAGCCGCTGGGCGATAATAAATTCAAAGTACGCACCTACGAGCGCGGCGTGGAAGATGAAACTTTGAGCTGCGGAACGGGAGTAACCGCGGTCGCACTCGCCATGTTCCACTCGCAGCAAACAGACAAAAACCAAGTAATCCTTGAAACCCAAGGTGGTGCGCTGCAGGTTTCTTTTGAAAAAGACGGTGTGGGTTACAACCATATTTGGCTTACCGGTCCCGCCGTTCAGGTCTTTAAAGGAACGTGGTCTTGGTAA
- the tnpA gene encoding IS200/IS605 family transposase, whose translation MGSAQRKGSHTVTRLTCHIVWSTKYRYKVLEGDIKIRCRDLLIQICESESVAILKGVVSSDHVHMYVEYPPKLAISILVKNLKGRSSQKLQQEFPTLKKRYWGNHFWATGYGAWSSGNITDEMVSNYLEHHRKENDDDNSNFILE comes from the coding sequence ATGGGATCAGCACAGAGAAAAGGCTCGCATACGGTAACTCGCCTCACTTGTCATATTGTATGGTCAACGAAGTATAGGTATAAGGTTTTGGAGGGCGACATCAAGATTCGCTGTCGTGATCTCTTGATACAGATCTGTGAATCTGAAAGTGTAGCGATACTGAAGGGTGTGGTCAGCTCAGATCACGTCCATATGTATGTTGAGTACCCGCCAAAATTAGCAATCAGTATTTTGGTCAAAAACCTTAAGGGTCGGTCATCACAGAAGCTGCAACAGGAGTTTCCAACATTGAAAAAGCGTTACTGGGGGAACCACTTTTGGGCTACCGGCTACGGAGCATGGAGCAGTGGCAACATCACGGATGAAATGGTCAGCAACTATTTGGAACATCATCGCAAGGAGAATGACGACGATAATTCCAACTTCATATTGGAGTAA
- a CDS encoding GNAT family N-acetyltransferase: protein MVLVKLKNDMCSLRAVDTDDLEFIYELENNPALWEFGHTLTPYSKLTIREYLENAHRDIYEVKQLRLGICNAQNQIKGVIDLYDFDPYHKRAGVGVVINQESDRAKGLATAALELMVDYAFDHLRLHQLYAGIAQDNYASRKLFEKLRFRESGIKKDWITTQDGYKDEYLYQLINEKL from the coding sequence GTGGTCTTGGTAAAGCTCAAAAACGATATGTGCTCGCTACGCGCCGTAGATACTGACGATCTCGAGTTTATTTACGAGCTGGAGAACAATCCGGCGTTGTGGGAATTTGGGCACACGCTCACTCCTTATTCTAAGCTTACCATACGCGAGTACCTGGAAAATGCCCACCGTGACATCTATGAAGTCAAACAGCTGCGACTGGGCATTTGCAACGCACAGAACCAGATCAAGGGCGTGATCGACCTCTACGATTTTGACCCGTACCACAAGCGGGCTGGGGTAGGAGTGGTCATCAATCAAGAGAGCGACCGGGCAAAGGGCTTGGCTACTGCCGCGCTGGAACTTATGGTGGACTATGCCTTTGACCACCTCAGGCTACACCAGTTGTATGCAGGTATCGCGCAGGATAATTATGCGAGTAGAAAGCTGTTTGAAAAATTACGCTTTCGCGAAAGCGGGATAAAAAAAGACTGGATCACCACACAAGATGGTTATAAAGATGAATACCTCTACCAATTGATCAATGAAAAATTATAA
- the mltG gene encoding endolytic transglycosylase MltG yields MKNYKKIIVAVLMLGLVGMGVFAYRVYDTFFGANTNFTTETYEVFIPTDADYNTAFRIIADGVEDRDALHQTAVRKGYVNNVKPGRYILRKGMNNHEIINTVRSRNVPVNVRFNNQERIENLAGRIATQIEADSLSLLNAMLDEAFLEEAGFTEQTALTMYLPNQYEVYWNTSAAAFRDKMLAYHQSYWNADRLAKAEKLDLTPQEVYTLASIVQKETAKTDERPRVAGVYLNRLQRGMKLDADPTVIYSKKEVENDFAQVIKRVLYKHLAIDSPYNTYKYAGLPPGPIVTPDLSAIEGVLNAEDHDYLYFVADTENFGYHKFAKTLAQHNRNAAAYRRWIARH; encoded by the coding sequence ATGAAAAATTATAAGAAGATCATAGTGGCTGTGCTCATGCTGGGGCTAGTAGGCATGGGCGTTTTTGCCTACCGGGTGTACGATACGTTTTTTGGCGCCAATACCAATTTCACGACGGAAACCTACGAAGTTTTCATCCCTACAGATGCCGATTATAATACGGCGTTCCGCATTATTGCTGATGGGGTGGAAGATCGGGATGCGCTGCACCAGACGGCCGTGCGTAAAGGCTATGTGAATAATGTGAAACCTGGGCGGTACATTTTGCGCAAGGGAATGAACAACCACGAGATTATCAATACCGTGCGCAGTAGAAATGTGCCGGTCAATGTGCGTTTTAATAACCAGGAGCGCATCGAGAACCTTGCGGGCCGCATCGCGACCCAGATCGAGGCCGATAGCCTGAGTTTGCTCAACGCGATGCTGGATGAGGCGTTTCTTGAAGAAGCTGGATTCACCGAGCAAACGGCGCTGACCATGTATTTACCCAATCAGTATGAGGTGTACTGGAATACCAGCGCGGCGGCTTTTAGGGATAAAATGCTGGCGTACCACCAGTCGTACTGGAATGCAGATCGTTTGGCAAAAGCCGAAAAACTGGATCTTACGCCACAAGAAGTCTACACGCTGGCCTCTATTGTGCAAAAAGAAACCGCCAAAACCGATGAACGACCACGCGTCGCGGGTGTGTACCTGAACCGCCTGCAACGCGGCATGAAACTGGATGCAGATCCTACCGTGATCTACTCAAAGAAAGAAGTGGAAAACGACTTCGCCCAAGTGATCAAACGCGTGCTCTACAAACACCTTGCGATCGACTCGCCCTACAACACCTACAAATATGCGGGTTTACCGCCGGGACCTATCGTCACGCCAGACTTGAGCGCGATCGAGGGCGTGCTTAACGCTGAGGATCACGACTACCTCTATTTTGTAGCCGATACGGAGAATTTTGGCTACCATAAATTTGCCAAAACTCTTGCACAGCACAACCGCAACGCTGCTGCTTATAGGAGGTGGATTGCGAGGCATTAG
- a CDS encoding Wadjet anti-phage system protein JetD domain-containing protein: MITPQEIKKKAERKYVSFLQQLVDNKPFEKLVIRGDKSYTKTSFPEFEKEIQLIISQSKEKIGFGYSLEFQNVKTKSLGFQTLPTSIFFETENDFLKFLGRKNEVELFCKSTKFTLETFPDLKVWLIKNPKKVIANQADWESILKVCQYFKQNPKPNLYIRELPIKVHTKFLERNQAVIRELLDILISEHIKTEEKLFEKRFNLKFAEPQIRFKVLDKKISHKFFSGLDDIAIPVSQFEIMDLPIRKVLVVENKTTLYTILTLPKMSDTIAIFGSGYSIINLKNVEWFNVIDLHYWGDIDVQGFEILSQFRGYFPHSKSVLMDKQTFDKHFEYDNGTPTNISAKLNLTSDEQELYNILKENNWRLEQEKIPFEYVNNNLDLD, encoded by the coding sequence ATGATTACGCCTCAGGAAATAAAGAAAAAAGCAGAAAGAAAATATGTTTCCTTCCTTCAACAATTAGTTGACAACAAGCCCTTTGAAAAATTGGTTATTCGCGGTGATAAGTCGTACACCAAAACTTCATTTCCTGAATTTGAAAAAGAAATCCAGCTAATTATCAGCCAATCAAAGGAAAAAATAGGCTTTGGATACTCATTGGAATTTCAAAATGTAAAAACTAAATCATTAGGATTTCAAACATTACCTACCTCAATATTCTTTGAAACCGAAAATGACTTTTTGAAGTTTTTAGGTAGAAAAAATGAAGTTGAGTTATTCTGTAAAAGCACAAAGTTTACCCTTGAAACATTCCCAGATTTAAAAGTTTGGTTAATTAAAAATCCAAAGAAGGTAATCGCCAATCAAGCCGATTGGGAAAGTATTTTGAAAGTATGTCAATACTTCAAACAAAATCCCAAACCAAATTTGTACATAAGAGAGCTGCCTATAAAGGTTCACACAAAATTTTTGGAAAGAAATCAAGCTGTAATTAGGGAATTACTTGATATTCTTATTTCAGAGCATATCAAAACAGAGGAAAAATTATTTGAGAAAAGATTTAACTTGAAATTTGCCGAACCACAAATTCGGTTTAAGGTACTCGACAAAAAGATAAGTCATAAATTCTTCTCAGGACTTGATGACATAGCTATTCCAGTTAGTCAATTTGAAATAATGGATTTGCCAATAAGAAAAGTATTGGTTGTGGAAAACAAAACAACCCTTTACACAATACTAACTCTTCCGAAAATGAGTGATACAATTGCAATATTTGGTAGTGGATACAGTATTATTAATTTAAAAAATGTGGAATGGTTCAACGTAATAGATTTACACTATTGGGGAGATATAGATGTTCAAGGCTTTGAAATTTTATCCCAATTCAGGGGCTACTTTCCTCATTCAAAAAGTGTTTTGATGGATAAGCAAACCTTTGATAAGCATTTTGAATATGATAATGGTACACCAACAAATATCTCAGCAAAACTTAACTTGACAAGTGATGAACAAGAACTCTACAATATACTGAAAGAGAACAACTGGCGACTCGAACAAGAAAAAATACCGTTTGAATATGTGAATAATAATCTAGACCTTGATTAA
- a CDS encoding ATP-binding protein, which produces MEVFNWGTFDEKVFRINPQGNNSLLTGANASGKSTFIDALLTLIVPAKRDRFYNQSSGVEKKGDRTEETYVLGHYGNIQEEGKTSTSTQKLRDTSAYSVILAHFKNTDEKKITLFQVRWFSNNELRRQFGIAHIPLEIEKDFSQFDGKGNWKKRLDKIYNSNTSKRKIEFMDGPTAYAKRMSHLFGMRSTKALSLFNQVVGVKILEDLDEFVRTNMLEEYTENGKNPEEAFIELKESFLTLMDAKTNIEKAKEQIKQLKPINELANKLIEIQENLNQLGQSKETAVYWFAHKSFKLGEKEFEKCKAELQKLNDELIELREKETDFKNQETDLTVQIKSDEVGNQIEKLKAEISRLEKSKTLRSGKLEDYNGIAQKIKLPTSPGEEAFVENREKAKRLKQSTQQNIDFENKSLRSLENNEDKLKQDTEDIVNTIRTLQKNKNNIAGRVADIREELISSIGATKEEIPFIGELIKVKEDELAWESSIEKVLHNFALRLIVPPKYYSKVNQYVNNNDLRGRIRYDKYEQQDYLKSMRHKEINENSLVNKIEIKPKTQYDAWIENYLEAQFNFTCVDNLSEFERHSKMAITQNGLIKFRKGKHEKDDRPHISRKENYVLGWDNKEKIAALKKELSNLQNQQTENKRAIASKISEITNLGTFKDECHNLFSKFDKYDDIDWQSYARDIQEKTEQKEALEKTNDRVKKLQEQLEDVQVKLKQLSEVDIANKSRDIFKTEEKQKDVEKSIKDNKAIFEPLGNIDTSAFESQNPNLLNIDYADFEARRKNFQDENSRKTAELNKQKQQNEREVSVKINAFKQPTEIITSKYKDWRSDVNALPESTHLEFISEYQKFLERLEKDNLPKFEKKFNDYLQETITNKVGDFRMFFENWSDTIKENIRHLNDSLKAIDFKKSPKTFIQLVAPNKINDEVKEFRRLLEEAVPNVYQMEKTIEGREYHFNNHIHPFIEKLDKEDWRKKVMDVRSWFNYKAEEFYKETNQKFKTYEAMGQLSGGEKAQLTYTILGSAIAYQFGLTKEGLQSNSFRFIAIDEAFKAQDEDKARYLVTLCKQLHLQLLVVTPSDNIHIVENDISFVHFVERKEERHSWLYDMPIEQFQEQKANYILQ; this is translated from the coding sequence ATGGAAGTTTTTAATTGGGGAACCTTTGATGAAAAAGTTTTTAGAATAAATCCCCAAGGGAATAATTCTCTTTTAACCGGTGCAAACGCTTCTGGAAAAAGCACATTTATAGATGCTCTGTTAACCTTGATAGTTCCAGCTAAAAGAGACCGTTTTTATAATCAGTCTTCAGGTGTTGAGAAAAAAGGCGATCGCACAGAAGAAACTTATGTTTTAGGGCATTACGGAAACATTCAAGAAGAAGGAAAAACTTCTACTTCCACACAAAAGTTGCGTGACACAAGCGCTTATTCTGTAATTCTTGCTCACTTTAAAAATACGGATGAAAAGAAAATCACATTATTTCAAGTCCGTTGGTTTTCGAACAACGAACTCAGAAGACAATTCGGTATTGCTCATATTCCTCTTGAAATAGAAAAAGATTTCAGTCAGTTTGATGGCAAGGGAAATTGGAAAAAGCGATTGGATAAGATCTACAATTCGAATACGTCCAAACGGAAAATTGAATTTATGGATGGCCCAACTGCTTATGCAAAACGAATGTCACATCTTTTCGGAATGCGTTCTACAAAAGCTTTGAGTTTATTCAACCAAGTTGTTGGGGTGAAAATCTTGGAAGATTTAGATGAGTTTGTCAGAACCAATATGTTGGAAGAATACACAGAGAATGGCAAAAATCCAGAAGAAGCGTTTATTGAATTAAAAGAGAGCTTTCTGACTTTAATGGATGCGAAAACCAACATTGAAAAAGCCAAAGAGCAAATCAAACAGCTTAAACCTATCAATGAGCTTGCTAACAAACTGATTGAAATTCAGGAAAACTTGAACCAATTAGGGCAATCAAAAGAAACGGCTGTTTATTGGTTTGCCCATAAAAGTTTTAAGTTGGGTGAAAAAGAATTCGAAAAATGCAAAGCAGAACTGCAAAAATTGAATGATGAATTAATCGAATTAAGGGAGAAAGAAACTGATTTCAAAAACCAGGAGACCGATTTGACAGTTCAAATAAAATCTGACGAAGTTGGTAATCAAATCGAAAAACTAAAAGCAGAAATTTCAAGGTTAGAAAAAAGCAAAACTTTAAGAAGTGGCAAGCTTGAAGATTACAACGGCATCGCTCAAAAAATTAAGTTACCTACTAGTCCAGGTGAAGAAGCCTTTGTTGAAAACCGAGAAAAAGCAAAACGGTTAAAGCAAAGCACACAACAAAATATTGATTTTGAAAATAAAAGTTTACGTTCATTAGAAAACAATGAAGATAAACTAAAACAGGATACAGAAGATATAGTAAATACTATTCGAACTCTTCAAAAAAATAAAAATAACATTGCTGGACGAGTAGCGGATATCAGAGAAGAACTTATTTCAAGTATTGGAGCTACTAAAGAAGAAATTCCTTTTATTGGTGAATTGATTAAAGTAAAGGAAGATGAATTGGCTTGGGAATCTTCTATTGAAAAAGTACTTCACAATTTTGCTTTGCGTCTAATTGTTCCGCCAAAATACTACTCAAAAGTAAATCAGTATGTGAACAACAATGATTTGAGAGGTAGAATTCGTTACGACAAGTACGAACAGCAGGATTATCTCAAAAGTATGCGACATAAGGAGATTAACGAAAATTCCTTAGTCAATAAAATTGAAATAAAACCCAAAACGCAGTATGATGCATGGATTGAGAATTATTTGGAAGCTCAATTCAATTTTACTTGTGTGGATAATCTTTCAGAATTTGAACGCCATTCAAAAATGGCAATTACGCAAAACGGCTTAATAAAATTCAGGAAAGGAAAACACGAAAAAGACGACCGACCACATATTTCGAGAAAAGAGAATTATGTTTTGGGTTGGGATAATAAAGAGAAAATCGCGGCTTTAAAGAAAGAATTGAGCAATCTGCAAAACCAACAAACCGAAAACAAAAGGGCGATTGCAAGTAAAATTTCTGAAATAACAAATTTAGGAACATTCAAAGATGAGTGCCACAATCTGTTTTCCAAGTTTGATAAGTATGATGATATAGATTGGCAATCTTACGCGCGTGACATTCAAGAAAAGACGGAACAGAAAGAAGCGTTAGAAAAAACAAATGACCGAGTTAAGAAATTGCAAGAGCAGTTGGAAGATGTGCAGGTTAAGTTGAAGCAACTTTCGGAAGTTGATATAGCGAACAAGAGCAGGGATATTTTTAAAACGGAAGAAAAACAAAAAGATGTTGAAAAATCAATAAAGGACAATAAAGCCATTTTTGAGCCTTTGGGAAATATTGATACATCAGCGTTTGAAAGTCAAAATCCCAATTTGTTGAATATTGATTATGCGGATTTTGAAGCAAGACGCAAAAATTTCCAGGACGAAAATTCAAGAAAAACAGCTGAGCTAAATAAACAAAAGCAACAAAACGAACGGGAAGTCAGTGTAAAAATAAATGCCTTTAAACAGCCGACTGAAATTATTACTAGCAAATACAAAGACTGGCGTTCTGATGTAAATGCTTTGCCCGAATCAACTCACTTAGAATTTATCAGCGAGTATCAAAAGTTTTTGGAAAGATTAGAAAAGGATAATCTTCCAAAATTTGAAAAGAAATTTAATGATTATTTACAGGAAACCATCACCAATAAAGTTGGTGATTTTAGAATGTTCTTTGAAAACTGGTCGGATACCATCAAGGAAAACATTAGGCATCTGAACGATTCGCTAAAAGCTATTGATTTTAAAAAAAGTCCAAAGACTTTTATACAACTTGTAGCACCGAATAAAATCAATGATGAAGTAAAAGAATTTAGAAGACTATTGGAAGAAGCCGTTCCTAATGTCTATCAAATGGAGAAAACAATTGAAGGAAGAGAATATCACTTTAACAATCACATTCATCCCTTTATAGAAAAGTTAGATAAAGAAGATTGGAGAAAAAAAGTAATGGATGTTCGTTCGTGGTTCAACTACAAAGCCGAAGAATTTTACAAAGAAACTAATCAGAAATTCAAAACTTATGAGGCTATGGGACAGCTTTCTGGTGGAGAGAAAGCCCAACTTACTTATACAATTCTAGGCTCTGCAATTGCTTATCAATTTGGTCTGACTAAGGAAGGATTACAAAGTAATTCATTCCGATTTATTGCTATTGACGAAGCCTTTAAAGCACAAGATGAAGATAAAGCAAGATATTTAGTAACTCTATGTAAGCAACTTCATTTGCAATTATTGGTGGTTACACCAAGTGATAATATTCACATCGTTGAAAACGATATTTCATTCGTTCACTTTGTAGAACGTAAGGAAGAGAGACATTCTTGGTTATACGATATGCCTATTGAACAATTTCAAGAACAAAAAGCGAATTACATATTGCAATGA
- a CDS encoding DUF3375 domain-containing protein, producing MNGNSKILESLNNSPSVELLRLRNREMIIEFLTNTFLSGQSTISSDNIQIQLADFLEYKQVENDEDSEINVFDTYEEKAKKYIRHWTNKGFLANYPDEQGEVFYELSAHSRKTIDWLESLKKEEFVGTESKFNNILNQLKELVEFTNEDAEKRIQLLEQKKLEIEQQIQRIKIGEDVKVFEEFEIVPRFNQINQSAKELLSDFKEVEDNFKEITKGIYQKHAEGSLTKSDILEFTFDALDELKSSQQGKSFYAFWSFILNPDLQNQWEILTKELYRTLEEKSISVNDPFLKGMKRHLHNSGQKVYKANDKMAEKLSRIIRESESSKPEATKTIIQEIKKQLVSISKTKRKLETSFELEMEIEINIPFERKLTTEQSEEFTYTSKPEIANESIISSEHLGKLFSRSNIDKALLRKRVYDVLNEKSQTSLLDIVEIYGGLEKGLSELFGYIGIVKDFKHYISPDNIQSIVFDSENNKQIRIPEIIFTK from the coding sequence ATGAATGGAAACTCAAAAATATTAGAATCATTAAACAACTCACCGAGTGTTGAACTTTTGCGATTGCGAAACCGAGAAATGATTATTGAATTTCTTACAAATACCTTTTTAAGTGGACAAAGCACAATTTCGTCAGATAATATTCAAATACAATTAGCTGATTTCTTAGAGTACAAACAAGTTGAAAATGATGAGGATAGTGAAATCAACGTTTTTGACACTTATGAAGAAAAGGCAAAAAAATATATACGTCATTGGACAAACAAAGGCTTCTTAGCTAATTATCCTGATGAACAAGGAGAGGTTTTTTATGAACTTTCAGCACATTCAAGAAAAACGATAGACTGGTTGGAAAGTTTAAAAAAAGAGGAATTTGTTGGGACTGAATCAAAATTCAACAACATTTTAAATCAATTGAAAGAATTGGTTGAATTTACCAATGAAGATGCTGAAAAACGTATTCAGTTATTGGAACAAAAGAAATTAGAAATTGAACAGCAAATTCAGAGAATAAAAATTGGAGAAGATGTAAAGGTGTTCGAAGAGTTTGAAATTGTTCCTCGCTTTAATCAAATCAATCAATCAGCCAAAGAATTATTATCTGATTTTAAAGAGGTTGAAGATAATTTCAAAGAAATCACAAAGGGGATTTATCAAAAACACGCTGAGGGTAGTTTAACCAAAAGCGATATCTTGGAATTTACCTTTGATGCTTTGGATGAACTGAAAAGTAGTCAGCAAGGAAAAAGCTTTTATGCATTTTGGTCATTCATTCTAAATCCTGACTTGCAAAACCAATGGGAAATTCTAACCAAGGAATTGTATAGAACTTTAGAAGAAAAATCAATTTCTGTAAATGACCCGTTTTTAAAAGGAATGAAAAGACATCTTCACAATTCAGGTCAAAAGGTCTATAAAGCCAACGATAAAATGGCTGAAAAATTAAGCCGTATTATTCGTGAAAGTGAAAGTTCAAAACCGGAAGCCACTAAAACCATCATTCAAGAAATAAAGAAACAGCTTGTATCAATAAGCAAAACAAAAAGAAAACTTGAAACTTCGTTTGAACTAGAAATGGAAATCGAAATCAACATTCCGTTTGAACGAAAATTAACAACAGAACAAAGCGAAGAATTTACATATACAAGTAAACCAGAAATTGCGAATGAAAGTATTATTTCGTCCGAGCATTTAGGTAAGTTGTTTTCACGATCAAACATTGACAAAGCTTTGTTGCGAAAAAGAGTTTATGATGTTTTGAATGAAAAATCACAAACCTCTCTTTTAGATATAGTTGAAATTTACGGAGGACTTGAAAAAGGGCTGTCCGAATTGTTTGGATACATAGGCATTGTAAAAGACTTTAAACACTATATCAGCCCTGATAATATCCAAAGTATTGTTTTTGATTCTGAAAACAACAAACAAATACGAATCCCTGAAATTATTTTCACCAAATGA